From the Erpetoichthys calabaricus chromosome 12, fErpCal1.3, whole genome shotgun sequence genome, the window aatacggagcgttttctgtggttgtactgttaataatgtatcactgtaatgtgattcacatatactatatggtttggacgtgtgaggatgccgaacgtttaatatggagagtttgtttattcttattacccggatcatgctgtgtagtgtggacgtttagttcagaagcgcgttgtaggcacctgcgcctttcgtactatctttgtggacctttgcggactccgtagtgtcttccgtttgactctggggtgcagtgcagaatcctcttttctgtgtggcgttagttgagctatttcgttttggagccgtgactccttcgttagttgagctctttcgtttttgagccgtgactccttcgttcgcggtggatcagacttcgcttgcggtttatgagacgcgcgctgtaggtgcctgcgcactatgtctcctgcgtccattgctgtgtacctgggtccgtgccttccggtttaccattctcggttagtaatatggatattataTCACTttctgtaataaaaagtaaataattttgtGCTCAATTATATAATGTATGATCACTTAGGATCAGTAGGAAAGGGGCCAATAATTTTTCTTAGAATTATAAACTGAGTGCTGGATGGAAAGTGaaattttgtttgaaattaaaataactacaaagcttttaaaaaatcaaaagaaagactGGTGGCTGGAGGCATAAATACACACTCTTTGCATTTTAAACTTGGCACCAATAAGCTAGcattaatgaataattaaatacaacaaaatgaaCCTTCTATCAGGTGGacacaatttcaaaatatttcactaAAGCTAGAAATAGCATGTTgagaaaatataaacaaacatacTAGAAACACCACATTTCAACTGCTTTGAAAAGGATGAAGAGTTATCTCATAATTAGGTCAATGAAAGGACAACAGAACAAGGTTTAGTGTCTCCCTGAGCCAGAAAGCCTTTGAGTTAGATGGTAAATTAGACCAACACTCAGTGGCAGATAGAAAAGAGGACAATATTAGATGTAAATGATGGGGAGAAGACACACAGAAAGGGGGTCTTTGCAGTGGACAGCCACCTCACATGATAGGCAGGGACAGAAATACATTCAGGTAGGCCCAAGTAGGTGTTCTGTActttctgcatttgttttttccttgtatttttccctcatttgtgtttatttgagtgttgaaacaagaaacagaaaaagcaagAGGCAGAAAGTGGTCCATGTTCATGCCATGTTTACTACCTTTTTTCTCCTCCAATCCCTTCCAGTCAGAACCTCCAAAAGAAGAGTGTAAGACATACAAAATCTTCCCAGTTCATAACAACTATTTGCAATGGtagcaaatacaaaaatgaagatGGACAAAATACTTCCACCTAATTTACATAAAAGtacatatctatataaataaaatcatttatttatttgttttgcacaCTAAGGAACCTATTTTAACCCTTTGATTGCATCTTCTCTGTTTGTAGGCCAATTACATTTGCACTTAGCTTGCCGTTGGTCCAACTTGAAATGTAGGCCATACAAAATTTGAAGTTAAAGAATTTTAGAGTGTGTGTTACTGTTGATACAAAATTAATAGTTATCATACAGGTAGAGTATATGATGGATTTGACTTTAGTATTTCAtacagcaatgacaaaagggtcaacatttaataaaacactgcttTCTTAACCACTATACAAATATACCTGAGCAAACCTGGGTACTTTGGctagtatactgtataaacataatTCAAATATTCATAGCACACTTCATTTCACAAGGTGATAAATGTAAGGAAAATAGCGTGTTTCTGGGAGATTCTGGGTCCTTTTTCATtacttatttttctctgttttgttgtGTCTTCTTCTTTCCAGCAGTAACATCTTCAACCACTTTATTCTCAACAACTGTACCCTCTAGTGAACAATCATCATCTGCTACAATTACTACAATGCCTCCAGTAACTTCTACCAAAATTGCAAAGTTTCCTTTATCTTCAACGACTAGTGTTAATCTTTTTTCACTGAGTTCATCATTGATGACAAGCACTCCAGCTTTAACCACTTCAGCTACCATGGTGGTCATAAGCCCACAAACAACTGCAGGATTGCCTTCCTCATCACAAACTTCATTGATACAGCCATCAACAAATATGGAAACAGCAACTGCTTCTTTATTAAGTACACTCAACACAAAAACTACACCATCAATGACAACTATAACTACTCCACCCAAAACTTCACAGTTGACTTTTAATTCATCAACTTTACATTTTTCAAGCATGCCATCATCAACACAATTATTATCAAATATGCCAGACATTAATATGCCTTTAAGTATAATCAACACAAAAGAAATTACATTGCCTGTTACTACAGTAGTCTCTTCAACATCATCAGCTGCAGATACTCAACCAGAAGACACATCACCACATAGAAATCCAACACCATCTCAATCTACTTTAGTCTCAAGAGATTCAACCTCATTATCATCAACAGTTTCACCTTCATCTACCCATGCAGCATCTTTGTCTTCGCCACAAACAGTAACTTCCAGTTCGACAGCTCAGACAGCTATACTTACAACTTCAAGATTAATGCCTTATTTATCACCTGCAACTTCAAACAATATCACTTCATCAATGTCTTCTTCACCACGTTTGTCCACCGCTCTGATGAAATTAcatacaacaaacacaaaatcTATCATGTTACCTACCACCCAAGTAGTCTCCACATCTTCTTCAGCAGAGTCAGTAGTTAACACTACTGAGCCTGGAGATACATTACCACACAAGGTTTCACCACCTGAGTCCTATCCAACTGCACTCAGTTATTCAGTTTCAACATCTTCACTATCTGCAACTTCAAACTCTGCAGCTGTTGATGTAGATATTTTGCCCAAACCATCAGATATAACTATGGCAGGCACATCTTCATCATTGACTTTATCTACTACACTTTTAAGTTCAGGACTGATTTCTGATTCCTCAACTGCAATTCCTTCAAGTATCACTTCATCGATGCTATCACTATCAAAGATTCAAACCACTAATATATCATTAAGTTCAAGTACCACAAAGGCTACTACATTATCTATCATCACACCAGTACCAGCACC encodes:
- the LOC127529956 gene encoding uncharacterized protein LOC127529956, with product MRVTNSPWICSYGSLSITMLIWFSLLFGSSVSEEFCASKENGNYGNPGDPHSFITCANGYSFITKCPSNLIYNTTSNLCDFSTEETTGCKISDQFKPNGLYSNPDDTHSFIMCSNGNIFIINCPAGLVYNVQNQQCEFQTTSFSTSKAVTSSTTLFSTTVPSSEQSSSATITTMPPVTSTKIAKFPLSSTTSVNLFSLSSSLMTSTPALTTSATMVVISPQTTAGLPSSSQTSLIQPSTNMETATASLLSTLNTKTTPSMTTITTPPKTSQLTFNSSTLHFSSMPSSTQLLSNMPDINMPLSIINTKEITLPVTTVVSSTSSAADTQPEDTSPHRNPTPSQSTLVSRDSTSLSSTVSPSSTHAASLSSPQTVTSSSTAQTAILTTSRLMPYLSPATSNNITSSMSSSPRLSTALMKLHTTNTKSIMLPTTQVVSTSSSAESVVNTTEPGDTLPHKVSPPESYPTALSYSVSTSSLSATSNSAAVDVDILPKPSDITMYHFIDAITIKDSNH